A portion of the Candidatus Polarisedimenticolaceae bacterium genome contains these proteins:
- a CDS encoding folate-binding protein YgfZ, with translation LDALGPTIDAEELEAWRVRLGYPAPGRELTEDWNPLEAGLRDHVSFTKGCYVGQEVVARLNTYDKVSRRLVTFELDPGAPVPSAGTVVLHQGTRVGTVTSAARCPESGRPVVMGYVKWRDLPEGAVLAVG, from the coding sequence GCTGGACGCGCTGGGCCCGACGATCGATGCGGAGGAGCTCGAGGCCTGGCGCGTGCGCCTGGGCTACCCCGCGCCGGGTCGCGAGCTGACCGAGGACTGGAACCCCCTCGAGGCGGGACTCCGCGACCACGTGAGCTTCACGAAGGGTTGCTACGTCGGCCAGGAGGTCGTCGCCCGCCTCAACACCTACGACAAGGTCTCGCGACGGCTCGTGACCTTCGAGCTCGACCCCGGCGCGCCGGTCCCCTCCGCGGGGACCGTCGTCCTGCATCAGGGGACGCGCGTGGGGACCGTGACGAGCGCCGCGCGCTGCCCGGAGAGCGGGCGACCCGTCGTGATGGGTTACGTGAAGTGGCGGGATCTTCCCGAAGGCGCGGTGCTCGCGGTCGGGTAA